The following coding sequences are from one Schizosaccharomyces osmophilus chromosome 1, complete sequence window:
- the cnt6 gene encoding centaurin ADP ribosylation factor GTPase activating protein family, whose protein sequence is MNGNDTYLTSIDIFNTNDGSVLSLIPENNGMLMPASHSKRRLFDMTYDTLTKLFLLQLECQTSPIFRLYFNPKVANLKQENKRFFVLNCESIASLNSFLTQVISYDELCLQQNVSEVTTSFETKDDDYNFTWDWKPAIRGSLEDGYVNYSCLAIYSFETECLVPINKFFHHVKSAPLQDFEDTPISFDSPTKVLSQTAENGLPQSPKSFPKTAVYSSKTTLYPETYEDNPLFRFVLHELEQKSSSMKLYYKKVMKRVTQASSAFEESEYAFKRLSAALNEASSHTTIASQQILNEFLLRSFELEVIVLRHMKADFMNYLHDPLHKIYSTSIKLVDDKRVEFEEQSKSYYTLLSRFMSSRKDSKLSESVFYAKEKRFTLQRYEYYCFMQDLQSGATMSEINEVFLKFVSRRFDRLSDYIESFKVLTPQLQQQMSKLEACKWDLAYKEKCQRKQRSALMMKKVRPKSMFASPISPSSDVSDNSDFTAYSPSHSSSSGDSQKVITPTSNANNPGLIYKEGLLFVFTASELGAELAAHSKAAWHKYWVAVKDGHVLEYANWKDSEKISVYSISLRNASVKKLRKQPRKYCLELVSPKTKRLYQATSETDLDSWISSINDSIISLSKQSSLDDSFRFSEEPSISKEFSTLPVERVRLTRKISGSGIRKAFTRKGSWNFPQLFRSASTNTKTIEDLEKYHASANIFIQMLERIDPENSICADCGSTKDVTWCSINIPVILCIECSGVHRSLGCHISKTRSLLFDSLSQQLKLLLSRVGNSAVNRVYEARVNSFSGKPFPDSDTEVKSMFAKRKYVEHAFMDLSSVDTGQCLMEGLRMNETEKVLLALAARPNFKEQGIDFLKEVTQDTSRLHYLELMLLNGLLLPTSEEISKFACKDMESLLQQRQFVKYRETNSKE, encoded by the exons ATGAATGGAAATGATA CCTATTTAACATCCATTGATATCTTTAATACTAATGATGGATCTGTACTATCTTTAATTCCTGAAAACAATGGAATGCTGATGCCTGCTTCACATAGCAAGCGAAGGCTATTCGATATGACATAT GACACTTTGACCAAgctgtttcttttacagCTTGAATGCCAAACCTCTCCCATTTTCCGACTCTATTTCAATCCGAAGGTTGCTAATTTaaagcaagaaaacaaaaggttTTTTGTCCTTAACTGTGAATCTATCGCGTCCTTGAATAGTTTTCTTACTCAAGTAATTTCGTATGATGAGCTATGTCTTCAACAAAACGTCTCTGAAGTGACAACGTCATTCGAGACAAAAGATGATGATTATAATTTTACTTGGGACTGGAAACCTGCTATTCGCGGCTCCTTGGAGGATGGTTACGTTAATTATTCCTGCTTAGCTATTTATTCGTTTGAGACCGAATGTTTAGTTCCTATAAACAAGTTTTTCCATCACGTAAAATCGGCCCCATTACAAGACTTTGAAGATACTCCTATTTCATTTGATTCTCCTACAAAAGTATTGTCCCAAACTGCTGAAAATGGGTTGCCTCAAAGTCCTAAATCTTTCCCTAAAACAGCTGTCTACAGTTCGAAAACAACTTTATATCCTGAGACCTATGAAGACAATCCCCTTTTTCGATTTGTTTTACATGAATTAGAACAGAAGTCATCTTCCATGAAGTTGTATTataaaaaagtaatgaaaCGAGTCACGCAGGCCAGTTctgcttttgaagaatccgAGTATGCTTTTAAACGATTATCGGCCGCTCTAAACGAAGCATCTTCCCATACTACAATAGCTTCACAACAGATTCTAAATGAGTTTTTGCTGCGCTCATTTGAGCTTGAGGTTATCGTCCTGCGACACATGAAAGCTGACTTTATGAATTATTTACATGATCCTTTACATAAAATATATTCAACGTCTATTAAGCTCGTTGACGATAAGAGAGTTGAATTCGAAGAACAAAGTAAGAGTTATTACACTTTGCTGTCTCGCTTTATGTCTTCTCGTAAAGATTCAAAGTTATCTGAATCTGTCTTCTATGCAAAAGAGAAACGCTTCACCCTACAACGTTATGAATATTATTGTTTTATGCAAGATCTTCAAAGTGGCGCTACTATGAGTGAAATAAATgaagtttttttaaaatttgtGAGTCGACGGTTCGACAGGTTATCCGACTATATAGAATCGTTTAAAGTTTTAACACCTCAACTACAACAACAAATGTCGAAATTAGAAGCTTGCAAATGGGATCTTgcatataaagaaaaatgccAGAGGAAGCAACGGTCGGctttgatgatgaaaaaagtcCGACCAAAGTCTATGTTTGCTTCCCCAATCTCACCTTCCTCTGATGTGTCAGACAACTCAGATTTTACTGCATACAGCCCATCAcattcttcttcgtctGGAGATTCTCAAAAAGTCATTACTCCTACATCAAATGCTAACAACCCAGGTTTAATATACAAGGAAGGACTTTTGTTTGTCTTTACTGCCTCTGAATTGGGAGCCGAATTAGCAGCCCACAGTAAAGCAGCCTGGCATAAATACTGGGTTGCCGTCAAGGATGGTCATGTACTGGAGTATGCAAATTGGAAAGATTCCGAAAAGATCAGTGTGTATTCGATTTCACTACGAAATGCCTCtgtaaaaaaattaagaaaacaGCCTAGGAAATATTGTTTAGAACTGGTAtctccaaaaacaaagcgCTTATATCAAGCGACTTCTGAAACTGATTTGGATAGTTGGATTAGTTCCATTAATGATTCCATAATATCCTTAAGTAAGCAATCTTCTTTGGATGACTCTTTCAGATTTTCTGAGGAACCGTCCATTTCTAAGGAGTTTTCAACTTTGCCTGTAGAGCGCGTTCGCTTGACTCGCAAAATCAGTGGTTCAGGAATAAGGAAGGCATTCACCCGAAAAGGCTCTTGGAATTTTCCCCAACTTTTTCGAAGTGCGAgtacaaatacaaaaactATTGAGgatttagaaaaatatCACGCAAGTGCAAAcattttcatccaaatgTTGGAAAGAATCGATCCAGAGAATTCTATTTGTGCTGATTGTGGTTCTACTAAAGACGTGACATGGTGTTCTATCAACATTCCAGTAATATTGTGCATTGAATGTAGCGGAGTTCATCGTTCGCTTGGTTGTCACATTTCAAAGACACGTTCCCTTTTATTTGACTCTCTTTCGCAACAGCTTAAGCTTCTATTGTCTCGGGTAGGGAATTCAGCTGTAAACCGTGTCTATGAAGCAAGAGTAAATTCATTCTCAGGCAAGCCTTTCCCTGATAGCGATACGGAGGTGAAAAGTATGTTTGCTAAAAGAAAGTACGTTGAACATGCTTTTATGGATCTGTCATCGGTAGACACAGGACAATGTCTCATGGAGGGTCTAAGGATGAATGAGACAGAAAAGGTTTTGTTAGCACTTGCTGCTCGACCAAACTTCAAAGAGCAGggaattgattttcttAAAGAAGTAACTCAAGACACGAGCCGCTTACACTATTTGGAGCTGATGCTTTTGAACGGATTATTACTGCCTACGTCTGAGGAAATATCCAAGTTTGCATGTAAAGACATGGAATCATTATTACAGCAAAGGCAATTTGTCAAATACCGAGAGACAAATTCTAAGGAATGA
- a CDS encoding mitochondrial omega-amidase, with amino-acid sequence MYNNVTTSFWQGIRKFNPFPLSKSSFCRMNHFNASLVPKDFRPFRIGLVQLASTANKDETLKNTCSQISKAVQNGSKMVVLPECFNSPYGNQYFNEYAETIEETSPTYKALHSVAKELKIYVFGGSIPERKDGKLYNTSMIFNPYGNLIGIHRKIHLFDVDFPGKMTFRESESLNSGNSMTIVETEFGKIGLGICYDIRFPELATIAARNGCSMMIYPGAFNLTTGPLHWELLARARAVDNQIYVASCSPARDVSASYHAWGHSTVVGPDGVVMSTMDEKPGIVYADIDPEHMASVRKSISLYTQRRFDVYSETKPLKLNEN; translated from the coding sequence ATGTATAACAACGTTACTACTTCCTTTTGGCAGGGTATTCGAAAGTTTAATCCATTTCCGTTatcaaaatcttctttcTGTAGAATGAACCATTTTAACGCTTCTCTTGTTCCAAAAGACTTTCGTCCTTTTCGAATTGGACTCGTCCAGCTTGCTTCAACTGCcaacaaagatgaaaccCTGAAAAACACATGCTCTCAAATCTCTAAGGCTGTACAAAACGGCTCAAAAATGGTCGTCTTGCCTGAATGCTTCAATTCTCCTTATGGTAATCAATATTTCAACGAATATGCTGAGACGATTGAAGAGACCTCTCCAACTTACAAAGCACTGCATTCCGTTGctaaagaattgaaaatctATGTGTTTGGGGGATCCATTCCTGAACGAAAGGATGGAAAACTTTACAACACTTCCATGATCTTTAACCCATATGGCAACTTGATTGGTATTCATCGTAAGATTCACTTATTTGATGTGGATTTCCCTGGCAAGATGACATTCCGCGAGTCTGAATCATTGAATTCTGGTAATTCTATGACGATTGTTGAAACCGAATTTGGCAAAATCGGGTTAGGAATCTGCTACGACATCCGCTTTCCTGAATTGGCTACGATTGCTGCTAGGAATGGTTGCTCTATGATGATATACCCGGGCGCTTTTAATCTTACCACAGGCCCCTTACACTGGGAGCTTCTTGCGCGAGCTCGTGCTGTTGACAATCAAATATATGTCGCTTCTTGCTCTCCAGCTCGTGATGTATCTGCCAGTTATCATGCCTGGGGGCACTCTACTGTTGTTGGACCTGATGGCGTTGTAATGTCAACCATGGATGAAAAACCCGGTATTGTGTACGCCGATATTGACCCAGAGCATATGGCTTCAGTCCGTAAAAGCATCTCTTTGTACACCCAACGCCGTTTTGATGTCTACTCTGAAACAAAGCCTTTAAAGCTTAATGAAAATTAG
- the rga2 gene encoding RhoGAP Rga2, with protein sequence MKGSNSFGKTLKLRTNMSFKEEPQIDDSNATSGVQNEKIFELVISQRNIINDLRRDLKQAVSENGFLRSKISKLENVETSISQTHSDAESPSLNTESLIAKIVSKDQRNNLSPSFLAGTGKNDRSSFSSLIPGSSPLEDRSHNSYNDRPQLLLNTKRLPLNATPGPYEPHSSLSSPVSYEKYAALRNEAAKTRWFMKEDLESAESLSPTSTNNLADENNLAPKDSVRGKREGFDFTLEDLSTKKTAALDTYDNTRSKPGSKNSRSSFLSPTPSLAYPEPVSKFKSHSVVGSPETIASEPLSTLKVPDSDICLTRRLSDSNRTWTIIEPHSPTEQVEQQIPVVQPKEPRKSNAKSFLSSISSLTSFARPKPEYRTKSDSVADDPQSISTTNSETLYNNKLSFRLDESLVRYLKFDLMKTTLSSSSTVFDNIILHFVVGVTAVPPLASQWKDEVWSYSRSIGQCRAFDASFVLDVGAPPFPTLDWFTNDSSYIQNELLRRSVDTYFRYIFQADLTLEQKVKLIQFLSKDTLREYLNDVFFLPPEHAQKEGVLLRYIKNSGLVSRYFYLKDRVLYYAENRNAPVLGTIQLQEALVHRYSANLPIFAIIDPPHQFLTGENYQSAFVIQEKQTEQKNRTDTIHVLLAKDIEDQQSWLRAIVSLIPSISTSSTPADVQIQASDFPGSRRNPYDKQEEKVSQTDFSHSVSGWSLEEDAQSQTDIADNDGFGRLGDVGSISDGASLNLDTPPIGSSDTELSFASTSGNSVLETDARMTKLAPNSVSEEQISRKDNNASIEEDFLNHFKRVNVSGNKMPQAQNQPSNIKSLEGIHNESSSFDDNTDPEPTSLATSKEHPITKHTEVFGIPLVDAVELGSQFNESGLPIVIYRCLEYLEAVRAEKEEGIYRLSGSSSAIKGLKEQFDKGVDYDLVNSKEVFDVHAVAALLKLYLRELPTNLLDSSLQRIIELMPGIPHMKSSMDELCRILGELPVENFVLLDSLLHHLRRIITFEKYNKMNVRNVGIVFSPTLNIPSDVFNMFIENYELIFTDYIRQTNANLVD encoded by the coding sequence atgaaaggAAGTAAttcctttggaaaaacattgaaattACGAACAAACATGAGCTTTAAAGAGGAACCTCAAATTGATGATAGCAACGCGACTTCAGGAGtccaaaacgaaaaaatatttgaacTGGTAATTAGCCAAAGGAATATCATTAATGATTTGCGTAGAGATTTGAAGCAAGCCGTTTCTGAGAATGGCTTTCTGCGATcaaaaataagtaaacTGGAAAATGTGGAAACCTCGATTTCTCAGACCCATAGTGATGCTGAAAGTCCTTCTTTAAATACTGAAAGTTTGATTGCAAAGATAGTGTCAAAGGATCAAAGGAATAATTTATCACCAAGTTTCCTGGCAGGTACTGGCAAAAACGATCGATCATCGTTTTCTTCCCTTATTCCTGGAAGTTCGCCTTTAGAAGATCGAAGTCATAATTCTTACAATGATAGACCCCAACTTTTATTGAATACAAAACGTCTTCCTTTAAATGCAACTCCTGGTCCATACGAGCCACATTCTTCGCTTTCTTCACCTGTGTCGTACGAAAAATATGCAGCTTTGCGAAATGAGGCAGCAAAGACTCGATGGTTTATGAAAGAGGATCTGGAATCTGCTGAAAGTCTTTCTCCTACTTCAACAAACAATCTTGCcgatgaaaataatttgGCTCCTAAAGATTCTGTAAGAGGCAAGAGAGAGGGGTTTGATTTTACATTAGAGGACTTGTCTACGAAAAAGACTGCTGCTTTGGATACTTATGATAATACAAGGTCTAAACCCGGTAGTAAAAACTCGCGTTCTAGCTTCTTGTCTCCTACTCCTTCCTTAGCTTATCCAGAGCCCGTATCTAAATTCAAGAGTCATTCAGTTGTTGGTTCACCTGAAACAATTGCTTCTGAACCCTTATCTACGTTAAAGGTTCCGGATAGTGATATTTGCTTGACCCGACGTCTTTCTGATTCTAATCGGACATGGACTATCATTGAACCTCATTCACCCACGGAACAAGTAGAACAACAAATTCCTGTGGTTCAACCGAAAGAACCTAGGAAATCTAATGCGAAGTCTTTTCTGTCTTCTATCTCTTCTTTGACGTCGTTTGCTCGTCCGAAACCAGAATATCGCACTAAAAGTGATTCCGTAGCTGATGATCCGCAGTCGATATCTACAACTAATTCTGAGACTTTGTACAACAACAAACTCAGCTTCAGGTTGGATGAGTCATTGGTGCGGTACTTGAAGTTTGatttaatgaaaacgactctatcttcttcatccacggtatttgataatattattttacattttgtGGTGGGTGTTACCGCTGTACCACCGCTTGCTTCACAGTGGAAGGATGAAGTGTGGAGCTATTCCAGAAGCATTGGTCAATGTCGAGCGTTTGATGCTTCATTTGTTTTAGATGTTGGTGCTCCACCATTTCCGACGCTCGATTGGTTTACAAATGATTCATCTTATATACAAAATGAGTTACTTCGACGATCTGTTGATACATATTTCCGTTACATTTTTCAAGCTGATCTTACCCTGGAGCAGAAAGTTAAGTTGATTCAATTCTTAAGTAAAGATACTTTACGAGAATATCTCAAtgatgttttctttcttcctccAGAGCATgctcaaaaagaaggagtTTTACTTAGGTATATTAAGAATAGCGGACTTGTATCCCGCTATTTTTACTTGAAAGACAGGGTTTTGTATTATGCGGAAAACCGTAATGCACCGGTTTTGGGAACAATACAATTACAAGAGGCACTCGTCCACAGATATAGTGCAAATCTTCCTATTTTTGCTATTATTGATCCTCCGCATCAATTTTTAACTGGCGAAAATTATCAGTCTGCGTTTGTTATACAGGAAAAGCAAACTGAACAGAAAAATAGGACAGATACTATTCATGTCCTATTGGCGAAAGACATAGAAGATCAGCAAAGTTGGTTACGTGCAATCGTCAGTCTTATCCCTTCTATCTCTACTTCGTCTACTCCGGCTGATGTTCAAATTCAGGCTTCGGATTTTCCTGGATCTCGTCGAAATCCATACGATAAGCAAGAGGAAAAGGTTAGCCAAACGGATTTTTCACATAGCGTTAGCGGCTGGAGTTTGGAAGAGGATGCTCAATCGCAAACCGATATTGCAGATAACGACGGCTTTGGAAGATTGGGGGATGTAGGAAGTATTAGTGATGGAGCAAGCTTGAATCTTGACACTCCCCCCATCGGAAGTAGTGATACTGAATTATCATTTGCAAGTACCTCGGGAAACAGCGTTTTGGAGACTGATGCTAGAATGACAAAACTTGCACCAAATTCTGTTAGCGAAGAACAGATATCAAGAAAGGATAATAATGCATCTATAGAAGAGGATTTCCTCAATCATTTCAAACGAGTTAATGTTTCTGGGAATAAGATGCCACAAGCACAAAATCAGCCTTCAAACATAAAAAGTCTGGAGGGGATACATAACGAGTCCAGTTCCTTCGATGACAACACCGACCCAGAACCTACATCGTTAGCAACATCAAAGGAACATCCCATAACAAAGCATACCGAGGTCTTTGGAATACCGCTAGTGGACGCGGTAGAGCTAGGCTCGCAGTTTAATGAAAGTGGTCTTCCTATTGTAATCTACCGGTGCTTGGAATACTTGGAAGCTGTGCGtgcagaaaaagaagaaggtaTATATCGGTTGAGTGGTTCTTCCTCCGCAATAAAAGGtttaaaagaacaattTGACAAAGGCGTTGACTATGACTTGgtaaattcaaaagaagtgTTTGATGTTCATGCTGTAGCTGCTTTGCTGAAACTATACCTTCGTGAATTACCAACCAATTTACTGGATAGTTCGTTACAAAGAATCATTGAGTTAATGCCGGGGATTCCCCATATGAAGAGCTCGATGGATGAACTTTGTCGTATACTTGGGGAGTTACCCGTTGAAAACTTTGTCCTTCTAGACTCTCTTTTGCACCATCTCCGCAGAATTATTACCTTTGAGAAGTATAACAAAATGAACGTGAGAAACGTCGGAATCGTTTTTTCTCCAACTCTGAACATTCCTTCTGATGTTTTTAATATGTTCATAGAAAACTATGAGCTAATTTTCACTGACTATATTCGTCAAACAAATGCGAATTTAGTTGATTAA
- the dhp1 gene encoding 5'-3' exoribonuclease Dhp1, translated as MGVPALFRLLSRKFHKVITPVVEAPTQTLPDGTEIGPDLSLPNPNGEECDNLYLDMNGIVHPCSHPEDRPAPETEDEMMIAVFEYTDRIMAMVRPRKLLYIAIDGVAPRAKMNQQRSRRFRSSREAAQKEAELEVCIEEAKKQGIPVDEEAMKKKAWDSNCITPGTPFMDTLAKSLKYYIINKLNTDPCWRNTRFILSDASVPGEGEHKIMEFIRSQRVKPEYDPNTRHVVYGLDADLIMLGLATHEPHFRVLREDVFFQQGSTRKSKEERLGLKRLDETSETNKVPVKKPFIWLHVSVLREYLEVELYVPNLPFPFDLERAIDDWVFFIFFVGNDFLPHLPSLDIRDGAVERLTEIWRTCLPHMGGYLTLDGSVNLTRAEMILTAVGDQEDDIFKRLKQQEDRRNENQKRRAQRESNQNDSSYLDDTIIQRSAKVESSQVTVAPSVDTSTENDTRPNKARKIDASAPENLVNLSERTSNRSLSATNKDLINNRAANRLGLSNEAATTSSINKIAAANLKSQMVSNESLRAVPIEEVVSSPTPSATDDIASSDPSGLATPIEPAPVSAGMKRKAEDNAGEETSTDTVRLHESGYRERYYEQKFGFSVNDTDQLGETVRHYVHGLCWVLLYYYQGCPSWTWYYPYHYAPFAADFKNLSSIDVKFDVNQPFRPYEQLLGVLPAASRNNLPEKLQPLMTEADSEIIDFYPEDFVIDLNGKKFEWQGVALLPFIDEHRLLSAVSRIYPSLSEDEARRNTNGSSLLFVSEHHPMYPEVVKQLYSKKKQGKPLKLSGKVGHGIFGKVSNDDSILPNVSIQCPVDVTTADALQKYGNIENNQSLSLQYEVPKSNFVHKSMLLRGVKMPSRVLTPEDVSVVRAERSNAGRRNNGSFRGGGVRRGGFQGHGAQRSSYQSQNNSYNQQTYTGVTNGFAQTGTQPPWNNSGSFPRSANAYSARGGYGQSGYSYGNSNNRGNPYSYGHPPATGYNGKGAPR; from the coding sequence ATGGGTGTTCCAGCACTTTTTCGACTATTGTCGAGAAAATTTCATAAAGTTATTACGCCCGTAGTCGAGGCACCAACACAAACACTTCCGGATGGAACAGAAATTGGACCAGATCTGAGTCTCCCAAATCCAAATGGTGAAGAATGCGATAATCTGTACCTGGACATGAACGGTATCGTCCATCCTTGTTCGCATCCTGAAGACCGACCGGCACCTGAGACTGAGGATGAGATGATGATTGCCGTTTTTGAGTATACCGATCGCATTATGGCAATGGTTCGTCCGAGAAAGTTACTTTACATTGCCATCGATGGTGTAGCCCCTCGtgcaaaaatgaatcagCAACGGTCACGTCGATTTCGATCCTCTCGTGAAGCCGCTCAAAAAGAAGCCGAACTTGAGGTTTgtattgaagaagcaaaaaaacaGGGAATTCCTGTTGACGAAGAGgcgatgaagaaaaaagcctGGGATAGCAATTGCATTACACCAGGAACGCCATTTATGGATACATTAGCtaaatcattaaaatatTACATTATTAATAAGCTGAATACCGATCCTTGCTGGAGAAACACTCGTTTTATTTTGTCAGACGCATCTGTGCCAGGTGAAGGTGAACACAAAATTATGGAATTTATCCGTTCCCAACGGGTGAAACCAGAATACGACCCTAATACTCGTCACGTAGTATATGGATTGGATGCTGATTTGATTATGCTCGGTTTGGCGACTCATGAACCACATTTTCGCGTACTACGAGAAGATGTATTTTTCCAACAGGGCAGTACCAGAAAATCGAAGGAGGAGCGATTAGGCTTGAAGCGTTTAGACGAAACATCAGAAACGAACAAGGTTCCTGTGAAGAAACCATTCATTTGGCTACATGTTAGTGTTCTACGGGAATATTTGGAAGTTGAGCTCTATGTTCCTAATTTGCCTTTCCCGTTCGATCTTGAACGAGCCATTGATGACTGggtatttttcattttcttcgtgGGTAACGACTttcttcctcatcttcCAAGTTTGGATATCCGTGACGGTGCAGTAGAACGCCTGACTGAAATTTGGCGTACTTGCCTTCCACATATGGGAGGTTATTTAACCTTGGATGGATCTGTCAATTTAACTCGAGCTGAGATGATTTTGACTGCCGTTGGCGATCAAGAAGACGACATTTTTAAACGTCTCAAGCAGCAAGAAGACCGTCGAAATGAAAACCAGAAGCGTAGAGCacaaagagaaagcaaCCAGAATGATTCTTCTTATTTGGATGATACAATTATACAGCGCTCAGCAAAGGTTGAATCATCCCAAGTAACTGTTGCTCCTTCTGTTGACACAAGCACAGAAAACGATACACGGCCTAATAAAGCACGTAAAATTGATGCCTCGGCTCCTGAAAATTTGGTGAATTTGTCTGAAAGGACCTCCAATAGATCTTTAAGTGCAACAAATAAAGATCTCATTAACAATCGTGCTGCTAATCGTCTTGGCCTTTCCAACGAAGCTGCGACTACCTCCTCTATCAATAAAATTGCTGCCGCAAATTTAAAATCTCAAATGGTTTCAAACGAAAGCCTTCGTGCTGTGCCTATAGAGGAAGTGGTTTCGTCTCCTACCCCTAGTGCAACGGATGATATAGCAAGCTCCGACCCTAGTGGTTTAGCAACTCCTATTGAGCCAGCACCCGTTTCAGCTGGTATGAAGCGAAAAGCCGAAGATAATGCTGGCGAGGAAACCTCTACAGATACAGTTCGCTTACATGAGTCTGGATATCGAGAGCGTTATTATGAGCAAAAATTTGGGTTTTCTGTGAACGATACCGATCAGTTAGGTGAAACAGTCCGTCATTATGTTCATGGATTATGCTGGGTTTTATTGTATTATTATCAAGGATGTCCTTCATGGACTTGGTATTATCCATATCATTATGCGCCCTTTGCTGctgattttaaaaatttatcTTCTATTGACGTGAAATTTGATGTGAATCAACCTTTCAGACCTTATGAACAATTATTGGGTGTACTTCCCGCTGCGAGTAGAAACAATTTGCCAGAGAAGCTACAGCCTTTGATGACAGAAGCTGATTCGGAGATTATCGATTTTTATCCAGAGGACTTTGTCATAGATTTGAATGGTAAAAAGTTTGAATGGCAGGGTGTTGCATTGCTCCCGTTTATTGATGAACATCGATTGTTATCTGCAGTTTCCAGGATTTATCCTTCGCTTAGTGAAGATGAAGCCAGGAGAAACACGAATGGATCTTCATTGCTGTTTGTTTCGGAACATCATCCGATGTACCCAGAAGTTGTAAAACAACTATActcaaagaagaaacaaggGAAGCCTTTGAAGTTATCCGGCAAAGTGGGACATGGCATTTTTGGCAAGGTAAGCAATGATGATTCCATCTTGCCAAATGTTTCAATACAATGTCCAGTGGACGTTACTACCGCTGACGCACTTCAAAAATATGGCaacattgaaaacaatcaaaGTTTAAGCTTGCAGTATGAAGTTCCAAAGTCAAATTTTGTTCATAAGTCCATGCTTCTTCGCGGTGTCAAAATGCCCTCTAGGGTATTGACCCCAGAAGATGTTAGTGTTGTACGTGCGGAACGAAGCAATGCTGGACGCCGAAACAATGGCTCTTTCCGAGGAGGTGGCGTTCGAAGAGGAGGGTTTCAAGGTCATGGTGCTCAGCGCTCGTCTTATCAGTCACAAAACAATAGCTACAACCAGCAAACATATACCGGTGTTACCAATGGATTTGCCCAAACAGGTACTCAACCACCATGGAACAACTCAGGTAGCTTTCCAAGATCCGCGAATGCATATAGTGCAAGGGGTGGATATGGACAATCGGGCTATTCATATGGCAATTCAAATAATCGTGGTAATCCTTACAGCTATGGACACCCTCCAGCTACGGGTTACAATGGAAAGGGCGCTCCTCGATGA
- a CDS encoding DUF1748 family protein has product MLLSLESPVLSRLFHYSVDLALLSTCIAGIRRSSGVSFDMEKVHNEDVKLAVEKYLGLGEWAFDQSSTFLSSTNWFKKL; this is encoded by the exons CCCGTTCTTTCTCGTTTGTTCCACTACAGTGTTGATTTAGCGCTACTTTCTACCTGCATTGCAGGAATTCGTCGTTCTTCTGGTGTCTC ATTTGACATGGAGAAAGTTCATAACGAAGATGTGAAGCTCGCCGTTGAAAAGTATCTTGGACTTGGCGAATGGGCGTTTGATCAGTCCAGTACATTTCTATCTTCTACAAATTGGTTCAAAAAGTTGTAA
- the smb1 gene encoding Sm snRNP core protein Smb1, with amino-acid sequence MGTTKMVSLLNHSLNVTTKDGRTFVGQLLAFDGHMNLVLSDCLEYRHIRKQNNPSNSVYEEKRMLGLVILRGEFIVSLSVQGPPPMDPSMRGGLLNGPGVARPAGRGVPLGQAPVGLAGPVRGIGFSAPPPPAGFGRGAPPPGFRPV; translated from the exons ATG GGTACGACAAAGatggtttctttgttaaATCATTCTTTAAATGTAACTACAAAAGATGGACGGACTTTTGTAGGGCAATTATTAGCTTTTGACGGTCATATGAACTTGGTTTTGAGTGACTGTCTGGAATATCGTCACATccgtaaacaaaataacCCTTCAAACTCGGTGTACGAGGAAAAGCGCATGCTAGGCCTTGTGATTCTACGCGGTGAGTTTATTGTCTCGCTCTCTGTTCAAGGACCACCACCAATGGATCCATCAATGAGAGGTGGTTTGCTTAATGGTCCTGGTGTTGCTCGTCCTGCTGGGCGAGGAGTACCCCTTGGACAAGCTCCTGTTGGTTTAGCTGGGCCTGTTCGCGGAATTGGTTTCAGCGCCCCTCCTCCTCCAGCTGGTTTTGGACGAGGTGCTCCTCCCCCAGGTTTTCGTCCTGTATAG